Proteins encoded within one genomic window of Eurosta solidaginis isolate ZX-2024a chromosome 1, ASM4086904v1, whole genome shotgun sequence:
- the Mkk4 gene encoding dual specificity mitogen-activated protein kinase kinase 4 isoform X2, which yields MAERPNNLFAAGSSRPRNPPSELNLASSNLSTSSASSSSSHNLVQRFCPAPPSLPVPAPPVAAPITAAPVTTINQERTRERIKQQACGKLLIDEECYHFTSDDLTDVGEIGRGAFGTVNKMIFKVGKVMAVKRIRSTVDEKEQKQLLMDLEVVMNSNACPYIVQFYGALFKEGDCWICMELMDSSLDKFYKYIYERKQQRIPESILAKITVATVQALNYLKEELSIIHRDVKPSNILLHRRGDIKLCDFGICGKLVDSIAETKDAGCRPYMAPERIDPERAKGYDVRSDVWSLGITLMEVATGVFPYPKWDSVFEQLYQVVKGDPPRLQTSYKGMEFSQEFVDFVNTCLNKNESERPKYGPLLEMDFILRGQRSHTDVAAYVTDTLENMVRDGITEFTTNQPAES from the exons ATGGCTGAGCGTCCAAATAATCTATTTGCTG CTGGAAGTAGTCGTCCTCGCAATCCGCCAAGTGAATTGAATTTAG CTTCGTCAAATTTGTCGACATCATCTGCATCCAGTTCCTCATCACATAATTTAGTGCAACGTTTCTGTCCAGCGCCACCATCGCTGCCAGTTCCTGCACCACCAGTAGCCGCACCTATAACTGCAGCACCTGTGACAACAATCAATCAAG AACGTACCCGTGAACGTATAAAGCAGCAAGCATGTGGAAAGTTATTAATTGACGAAGAATGCTATCATTTCACTTCAGATGATTTAACAGATGTTGGTGAAATTGGTCGTGGTGCATTTGGTACTGTAAATAAGATGATATTCAAAGTTGGCAAAGTAATGGCAGTGAAACGTATACGTTCTACTGTCGACGAGAAAGAACAAAAGCAATTGCTGATGGATTTGGAAGTGGTGATGAACTCAAATGCATGTCCCTATATAGTGCAATTTTATGGTGCTCTTTTTAAGGAAGGTGATTGTTGGATATGTATGGAACTAATGGATAGCTCACTAGATAAATTCTATAAATACATTTATGAGCGTAAACAGCAACGTATACCCGAATCAATACTTGCTAAAATCACTGTAGCCACCGTGCAAGCATTAAACTATTTGAAGGAAGAATTATCAATAATACATCGAGACGTTAAACCGAGCAATATTTTATTACATCGTCGTGGTGATATTAAATTGTGCGATTTTGGTATTTGCGGCAAATTAGTGGATTCCATTGCAGAGACTAAAGATGCAGGATGTCGGCCGTATATGGCg ccgGAACGCATTGACCCAGAGCGCGCTAAAGGATACGACGTACGCAGTGATGTGTGGTCATTGGGAATAACGCTGATGGAAGTAGCCACAGGCGTATTTCCATATCCAAAATGGGACTCTGTATTTGAGCAGTTGTATCAA GTTGTTAAAGGTGACCCACCACGTTTACAAACATCCTACAAAGGAATGGAATTCTCACAAGAATTTGTAGATTTTGTTAATACTTG TTTGAACAAAAACGAGAGCGAGCGGCCCAAATACGGACCGTTGCTTGAAATGGATTTCATATTGCGTGGACAACGCAGTCACACTGATGTAGCTGCCTATGTTACTGATACTTTGGAGAATATGGTTAGAGATGGCATAACTGAATTCACAACAAACCAACCAGCCGAAAGTTAA
- the Mkk4 gene encoding dual specificity mitogen-activated protein kinase kinase 4 isoform X1 has protein sequence MAERPNNLFAAGSSRPRNPPSELNLGNFNARQPPSFSSTSSGSASSNLSTSSASSSSSHNLVQRFCPAPPSLPVPAPPVAAPITAAPVTTINQERTRERIKQQACGKLLIDEECYHFTSDDLTDVGEIGRGAFGTVNKMIFKVGKVMAVKRIRSTVDEKEQKQLLMDLEVVMNSNACPYIVQFYGALFKEGDCWICMELMDSSLDKFYKYIYERKQQRIPESILAKITVATVQALNYLKEELSIIHRDVKPSNILLHRRGDIKLCDFGICGKLVDSIAETKDAGCRPYMAPERIDPERAKGYDVRSDVWSLGITLMEVATGVFPYPKWDSVFEQLYQVVKGDPPRLQTSYKGMEFSQEFVDFVNTCLNKNESERPKYGPLLEMDFILRGQRSHTDVAAYVTDTLENMVRDGITEFTTNQPAES, from the exons ATGGCTGAGCGTCCAAATAATCTATTTGCTG CTGGAAGTAGTCGTCCTCGCAATCCGCCAAGTGAATTGAATTTAGGTAATTTTAATGCACGCCAACCACCTTCATTTTCATCAACTTCATCTGGTTCAGCTTCGTCAAATTTGTCGACATCATCTGCATCCAGTTCCTCATCACATAATTTAGTGCAACGTTTCTGTCCAGCGCCACCATCGCTGCCAGTTCCTGCACCACCAGTAGCCGCACCTATAACTGCAGCACCTGTGACAACAATCAATCAAG AACGTACCCGTGAACGTATAAAGCAGCAAGCATGTGGAAAGTTATTAATTGACGAAGAATGCTATCATTTCACTTCAGATGATTTAACAGATGTTGGTGAAATTGGTCGTGGTGCATTTGGTACTGTAAATAAGATGATATTCAAAGTTGGCAAAGTAATGGCAGTGAAACGTATACGTTCTACTGTCGACGAGAAAGAACAAAAGCAATTGCTGATGGATTTGGAAGTGGTGATGAACTCAAATGCATGTCCCTATATAGTGCAATTTTATGGTGCTCTTTTTAAGGAAGGTGATTGTTGGATATGTATGGAACTAATGGATAGCTCACTAGATAAATTCTATAAATACATTTATGAGCGTAAACAGCAACGTATACCCGAATCAATACTTGCTAAAATCACTGTAGCCACCGTGCAAGCATTAAACTATTTGAAGGAAGAATTATCAATAATACATCGAGACGTTAAACCGAGCAATATTTTATTACATCGTCGTGGTGATATTAAATTGTGCGATTTTGGTATTTGCGGCAAATTAGTGGATTCCATTGCAGAGACTAAAGATGCAGGATGTCGGCCGTATATGGCg ccgGAACGCATTGACCCAGAGCGCGCTAAAGGATACGACGTACGCAGTGATGTGTGGTCATTGGGAATAACGCTGATGGAAGTAGCCACAGGCGTATTTCCATATCCAAAATGGGACTCTGTATTTGAGCAGTTGTATCAA GTTGTTAAAGGTGACCCACCACGTTTACAAACATCCTACAAAGGAATGGAATTCTCACAAGAATTTGTAGATTTTGTTAATACTTG TTTGAACAAAAACGAGAGCGAGCGGCCCAAATACGGACCGTTGCTTGAAATGGATTTCATATTGCGTGGACAACGCAGTCACACTGATGTAGCTGCCTATGTTACTGATACTTTGGAGAATATGGTTAGAGATGGCATAACTGAATTCACAACAAACCAACCAGCCGAAAGTTAA